From a region of the Zingiber officinale cultivar Zhangliang chromosome 10B, Zo_v1.1, whole genome shotgun sequence genome:
- the LOC122030438 gene encoding 7-deoxyloganetin glucosyltransferase-like, translated as MSSLRPHAVVVSFPAPGQLNPTLDLANLLHLRGFLVTFVNTSSGLHRILQTSQAFPPESDLLRFETIPDGYSLDSAGAPNNEELRRSINRTCAAHLGQLLRRLKQDPVLPPVSCVVANFLIASEAVGAAEEMGIPFFVLWTTSACSLLGSLHLRDLIRRGYAPLKDQSFLTNEYLDTPIDWIPGFEGIRLRDLSSFIRTTNPNQFFLNCEMEEVACAQRASGVILNTFDEMEGKVLDAIKASLPRAHAVGPLFLLLNQMKGVPKNLNLFEEDRGYKEWLNSQRHASVVYVCFGSLARLRSEQLMEFAWGLADSKHPFLLSIRPDLVENVDGGLPEEFIREVEGRGWVMNWCDQGRVLRHSSIGGFLTHGGWNSMLESVCSGVPMLIWPGFADQFTNCRFACVDWGIAMEIEQEVKREQIRKLVVELMEGEKGQEMRKKVMKWKEMAEQATNAEGGSSYANLMTLTEALCRNEV; from the exons ATGTCCTCTCTCCGCCCTCACGCCGTCGTCGTTTCCTTCCCCGCCCCCGGCCAGCTCAACCCCACCCTCGACCTGGCCAACCTCCTCCACCTCCGAGGCTTCCTCGTCACCTTCGTCAACACCAGCTCCGGCCTCCATCGGATCCTCCAGACCTCCCAAGCTTTCCCGCCCGAATCCGACCTCCTCCGCTTCGAGACCATCCCCGATGGCTACTCTCTCGACTCCGCCGGCGCTCCCAACAACGAGGAGCTACGCCGCTCCATCAACCGCACCTGCGCAGCGCATTTGGGGCAACTCCTGCGGCGACTGAAGCAGGATCCGGTCCTACCGCCCGTCTCCTGCGTCGTCGCCAACTTCTTGATAGCATCGGAGGCGGTGGGGGCGGCGGAGGAGATGGGAATCCCCTTTTTTGTGCTCTGGACTACCAGCGCTTGCAGTCTCCTCGGTTCTCTCCATCTGCGGGACCTAATCCGAAGAGGATACGCGCCGCTCAAAG ATCAGAGCTTCTTGACAAACGAATACCTCGATACCCCAATCGACTGGATTCCTGGCTTCGAAGGCATCCGTCTGAGAGATCTTTCCAGTTTCATCAGAACAACAAACCCTAACCAATTCTTCCTCAACTGTGAGATGGAAGAAGTGGCTTGTGCCCAGAGAGCTTCTGGTGTGATCCTCAACACATTTGATGAAATGGAAGGCAAGGTCTTGGATGCCATCAAAGCTTCCTTGCCTCGAGCCCATGCAGTAGGCCCTCTGTTCCTGCTACTCAACCAGATGAAAGGTGTGCCGAAGAATTTGAACCTTTTCGAAGAAGATCGCGGGTACAAAGAGTGGCTAAACTCTCAGAGACATGCTTCAGTCGTTTACGTCTGCTTCGGAAGCTTGGCACGTTTAAGAAGTGAACAATTGATGGAGTTTGCATGGGGTCTTGCTGATAGCAAGCATCCTTTTCTGTTGAGCATCAGGCCGGATCTTGTTGAGAATGTTGATGGTGGATTGCCTGAGGAGTTCATCAGAGAAGTCGAAGGGAGGGGTTGGGTCATGAATTGGTGCGATCAAGGCCGAGTGCTTCGCCACTCTTCCATTGGCGGCTTCCTCACGCATGGTGGTTGGAACTCCATGTTGGAGAGTGTTTGCAGTGGAGTACCAATGCTCATTTGGCCTGGCTTTGCCGACCAATTCACAAACTGCAGGTTTGCTTGCGTGGATTGGGGGATAGCAATGGAGATCGAGCAAGAAGTGAAGAGGGAGCAGATCAGGAAGCTCGTTGTGGAACTGATGGAAGGGGAGAAGGGGCAGGAGATGAGGAAGAAGGTGATGAAGTGGAAGGAGATGGCAGAGCAAGCTACTAATGCAGAGGGAGGAAGCTCTTATGCTAACTTGATGACATTAACCGAAGCTTTGTGTCGAAACGAAGTTTGA